One Glycine max cultivar Williams 82 chromosome 6, Glycine_max_v4.0, whole genome shotgun sequence DNA segment encodes these proteins:
- the LOC100790966 gene encoding pentatricopeptide repeat-containing protein At5g18475, whose product MGRVIGLTGVRNGFHNMLLLQATTSFAPGEFGTDDITHLMVVLNVCRIMKFCAMYRSRHGSWLPWISPLKFTKADPPPEPLPSPPRKRKHISHDSAIDLIKREKDPQHALNIFNMVSEQNGFQHNNATYATILDKLARCNNFHAVDRVLHQMTYETCKFHEGIFVNLMKHFSKSSLHEKLLHAYFSIQPIVREKPSPKALSTCLNLLLDSNRVDLARKLLLHAKRDLTRKPNVCVFNILVKYHCKNGDLDSAFEIVEEMRNSEFSYPNLVTYSTLMDGLCRNGRVKEAFDLFEEMVSRDHIVPDPLTYNVLINGFCRGGKPDRARNVIQFMKSNGCYPNVYNYSALVDGLCKVGKLEDAKGVLAEIKGSGLKPDAVTYTSLINFLCRNGKSDEAIELLEEMKENGCQADSVTFNVLLGGLCREGKFEEALDMVEKLPQQGVYLNKGSYRIVLNSLTQKCELKRAKELLGLMLRRGFQPHYATSNELLVCLCKAGMVDDAAVALFDLVEMGFQPGLETWEVLIGLICRERKLLYVFELLDELVVTNT is encoded by the coding sequence ATGGGGCGAGTCATTGGGCTTACAGGTGTCAGAAATGGCTTCCATAATATGCTCCTCCTCCAGGCTACGACGTCGTTTGCCCCTGGTGAGTTTGGGACTGATGACATAACCCACCTTATGGTAGTCTTGAATGTGTGTAGAATCATGAAATTTTGCGCAATGTACCGTAGCAGACATGGCTCTTGGCTCCCATGGATATCCCCTCTGAAATTCACAAAAGCGGACCCTCCCCCCGAACCCCTCCCCTCACCTCCGAGAAAACGCAAGCACATCTCTCACGACTCCGCCATCGACTTAATCAAACGCGAGAAAGATCCGCAGCACGCCCTGAATATATTCAACATGGTATCCGAACAGAATGGCTTTCAACACAACAACGCCACCTACGCCACCATTCTCGACAAGCTCGCTCGCTGCAACAACTTCCACGCCGTCGACCGCGTCCTCCATCAGATGACCTACGAAACCTGCAAGTTTCACGAGGGTATTTTCGTCAACCTCATGAAACATTTTTCCAAATCTTCCCTTCACGAGAAACTGCTCCACGCGTACTTCTCCATTCAGCCAATTGTTAGGGAAAAACCCTCCCCCAAAGCCCTCAGCACTTGTCTCAACCTCTTGCTTGATTCGAATCGCGTCGATTTAGCGCGAAAATTGCTTCTACACGCCAAACGGGATTTAACTCGTAAGCcaaatgtgtgtgtgtttaataTCTTGGTTAAGTACCATTGCAAAAATGGGGATCTTGATTCTGCTTTTGAGATTGTAGAAGAAATGAGAAACTCTGAGTTTTCTTACCCTAATTTAGTTACTTACTCGACCCTTATGGACGGACTCTGCCGAAATGGGAGAGTCAAAGAAGCCTTTGATCTGTTTGAGGAAATGGTTTCAAGGGATCACATTGTGCCTGATCCTCTTACTTACAATGTTTTGATCAACGGGTTTTGCCGCGGAGGGAAACCGGACCGTGCTAGAAATGTGATTCAGTTTATGAAGAGTAATGGATGTTATCCAAATGTGTATAATTACTCAGCTCTGGTGGATGGTTTGTGTAAAGTTGGGAAGCTGGAAGATGCCAAAGGGGTTTTGGCTGAGATCAAGGGCTCTGGTTTGAAACCAGATGCGGTTACTTACACTAGTTTGATCAATTTCTTGTGTAGGAATGGGAAAAGTGATGAAGCTATTGAGTTGCTTGAAGAAATGAAGGAGAATGGGTGCCAGGCAGATTCTGTTACATTCAATGTGCTACTTGGGGGTTTGTGTAGAGAAGGTAAATTTGAGGAAGCTCTGGATATGGTTGAGAAACTCCCACAGCAGGGTGTGTATTTGAACAAAGGTAGTTACAGGATTGTTCTGAACTCCTTGACCCAAAAATGTGAGTTGAAAAGGGCAAAGGAATTGTTGGGGCTAATGCTAAGGAGGGGGTTTCAGCCCCACTATGCTACCTCAAATGAATTGTTGGTTTGTCTTTGTAAGGCAGGGATGGTTGATGATGCTGCTGTGGCACTGTTTGACTTGGTGGAGATGGGGTTCCAGCCAGGACTTGAGACTTGGGAAGTTTTGATTGGATTAATCTGCAGAGAAAGGaagttgttgtatgtttttgAGCTACTTGATGAATTAGTGGTCACAAATACTTGA
- the LOC100791496 gene encoding LOW QUALITY PROTEIN: glucose-6-phosphate isomerase 1, chloroplastic (The sequence of the model RefSeq protein was modified relative to this genomic sequence to represent the inferred CDS: deleted 1 base in 1 codon; substituted 2 bases at 2 genomic stop codons), translating into MGIGGSALGPHFVAEALAPDNPPLKIRFVDNTDPAGVDHQIAQLGLELASTLVIVISKSGGTPETRNGLLEVQKAFREAGLDLPKQGVAITQENSLLDNTARIEGWLARLPMFDWVGGRTSEMSAVGLLPAALQGIDIIEMLAGASLMDEANRSTALRSNPAALLALCWYWATDGLGSKDMAILPYKDSLLLFSRYLQQLVMESLGKVFDLDGNRLNQGISVYGNKGSTDQHAXVFILVFLNIVYXLMSGKPLPPCSYIQQLREGVHNFFVTFIEVLRDRPPRHDWELEPGVTCGDYLFGMLQGTRSALYANNRESITVTVQEVTPRTVGALIGLYERAVGIYASLVNINAYHQPGLGNMACGRGMLNCIQMKT; encoded by the exons ATGGGAATTGGAGGTTCTGCTCTTGGACCACATTTTGTTGCAGAAGCATTGGCACCTGATAATCCTCCactcaag ATAAGATTTGTGGACAACACGGATCCTGCTGGAGTTGATCATCAGATTGCACAGCTTGGGTTGGAGCTAGCTTCAACacttgtgattgtgatttcAAAG AGTGGAGGTACCCCAGAGACTAGAAATGGTTTATTGGAAGTGCAGAAGGCCTTTCGTGAAGCAGGCTTGGATCTTCCAAAACAG GGTGTTGCTATTACACAAGAAAATTCTTTGTTGGATAACACTGCCAGAATTGAGGGCTGGTTAGCTAGACTTCCTATGTTTGATTGGGTGGGAGGTAGAACGTCAGAGATGTCTGCAGTTGGCCTGCTTCCAGCAGCCCTTCAG GGCATTGATATTATAGAAATGCTTGCCGGTGCATCATTGATGGATGAGGCTAATAGAAGTACTGCG TTAAGGAGTAATCCTGCAGCTCTGCTGGCTTTATGTTGGTATTGGGCTACAGATGGTTTAGGATCCAAG GATATGGCTATTCTTCCATACAAGGACAGCCTGTTATTATTCAGTAGATACTTGCAGCAGCTGGTCATGGAATCTCTAGGCAAGGTGTTTGACTTGGATGGTAATCGC CTTAATCAAGGAATTAGTGTCTATGGAAACAAAGGAAGCACAGATCAACATGCCTGAGTTTTCAtactagtttttttaaatatagtttATTGATTAATGTCTGGTAAACCTTTACCCCCTTGCAGCTATATTCAACAATTGAGGGAAGGTGTACACAATTTCTTTGTGACATTCATTGAGGTGCTACGTGATAGACCCCCCCGT CATGATTGGGAACTTGAACCTGGTGTCACATGCGGTGACTACTTGTTTGGTATGCTACAG GGAACAAGGTCGGCTTTGTATGCCAATAACCGAGAGTCCATCACAGTTACTGTACAAGAAGTGACACCAAGAACAGTTGGTGCTCTTATTGGGCTCTATGAACGAGCAGTAGGAATTTATGCTTCCCTTGTCAACATAAATGCTTATCATCAACctg GTTTAGGCAATATGGCTTGTGGGAGAGGTATGCTGAATTGTATCCAAATGAAGACCTAG
- the LOC100815242 gene encoding uncharacterized protein, giving the protein MACGSKSGKSEISEGGANDSVASVGDVIFVKLRGSSWWPAQVVDENSVNKSVKPSKRTKRLPGDILVRHYGSYTYSYADPIKCRDEFKTILDRNDGSLRKVLLQTLEQDLPSTKSRRSKGSSSKPKGTSSKNAAGKRKSNGEDKEQNKNKHEKQKETSNDDDLSSQSRETSSLGKSPELSSRRVRVMENLGLIAPAGSPFPKRRCT; this is encoded by the exons ATGGCTTGTGGGAGTAAGAGCGGTAAAAGTGAGATCAGTGAAGGAGGTGCAAATGATTCAGTGGCTAGTGTGGGAGATGTGATATTTGTCAAGCTTCGCGGTAGCTCATGGTGGCCTGCACAG GTTGTTGATGAAAATAGTGTTAATAAGAGCGTTAAACCAAGCAAACGGACCAAACGATTGCCAGGAGACATCCTTGTTAGGCATTATGGAAGCTATACATA CTCATATGCAGATCCTATTAAATGTCGCGATGAGTTTAAGACA ATACTTGATCGTAATGATGGTTCTCTCAGGAAAGTACTTCTGCAAACTCTTGAACAG GATCTTCCTAGCACAAAATCCCGTAGATCAAAGGGATCATCATCAAAGCCTAAAG GAACATCAAGCAAAAATGCTGCAGGCAAGAGAAAATCCAATGGGGAAGATAAGGAGCAGAATAAAAACAAGCACGAAAAGCAAAAAGAGACATCAAATGACGATGATTTGTCTAGCCAAAGTCGT GAAACAAGCTCGTTAGGAAAGTCCCCAGAGTTGAGTTCCAGGAGGGTAAGAGTGATGGAAAATCTTGGCCTCATTGCTCCAGCTGGGTCACCATTTCCAAAAAGAAGATGCACATAA
- the LOC100815772 gene encoding AT-hook motif nuclear-localized protein 17, producing the protein MKGEYLEQQQQHPKSETTPPSMFSKLQPQHHPFPHHPFQLSAEEENRVGAATTPSTVQKANSSGGDGATIEVVRRPRGRPPGSKNKPKPPVIITRDPEPAMSPYILEVSGGNDVVEAIAQFSRRKNMGICVLTGSGTVANVTLRQPSTTPGTTVTFHGRFDILSVSATFLPQQSGASPAVPNGFAISLAGPQGQIVGGLVAGGLMAAGTVFVIAASFNNPAYHRLPPEEEGASAGDGHSPQVSGGGDSGHGQAESCGMSMYSCHLPSDVIWAPTARPQPPPPPY; encoded by the coding sequence atgaaaGGAGAATACCTAGAGCAACAGCAACAACATCCTAAGAGTGAAACAACACCACCTAGTATGTTCTCAAAGCTTCAACCCCAACACCATCCTTTCCCACACCACCCTTTCCAACTCTCCGCGGAAGAAGAAAACCGTGTTGGCGCCGCCACCACCCCAAGCACCGTTCAGAAAGCAAACTCCTCCGGCGGCGACGGCGCGACTATCGAGGTTGTTCGGCGTCCGAGGGGGCGTCCTCCCGGGTCCAAAAACAAACCCAAGCCACCCGTTATCATAACCCGAGACCCGGAACCCGCTATGAGTCCATACATTTTAGAAGTGTCTGGTGGAAACGACGTCgtggaggccatcgcccagttcaGTCGCCGCAAGAACATGGGAATCTGCGTCCTCACCGGTTCCGGAACCGTCGCTAACGTTACGCTCCGTCAACCTTCTACTACTCCCGGCACAACCGTTACTTTTCACGGCCGTTTCGATATCCTTTCTGTTTCCGCCACCTTCCTTCCGCAGCAGTCGGGCGCTTCGCCGGCGGTTCCCAACGGCTTCGCCATCTCGCTCGCCGGACCGCAGGGGCAGATCGTCGGAGGACTTGTTGCCGGCGGGCTGATGGCCGCCGGCACGGTATTCGTGATCGCCGCCTCGTTTAACAACCCTGCATACCACAGGTTGCCGCCGGAGGAAGAGGGCGCCTCCGCCGGTGATGGACATTCGCCGCAGGTCTCCGGCGGCGGAGATAGCGGACATGGACAGGCGGAGTCGTGCGGAATGTCCATGTACAGCTGTCACTTGCCCTCTGATGTGATTTGGGCTCCAACGGCTAGACCACaaccaccgccaccaccttaCTGA